The Oncorhynchus mykiss isolate Arlee chromosome 30, USDA_OmykA_1.1, whole genome shotgun sequence genome includes a window with the following:
- the LOC110521722 gene encoding gelsolin yields the protein MVFHKEFQIAGKGPGLQVWRVEKMDLKPVPKQLYGNFFTGDCYVLLYTTAAPSYYIHMWLGNESSQDEMGAAAIFSSQLDDFLGGGPVQFREVQNNESITFLGYFKSGIKYKQGGVASGFQHVVTNEMNVKRLLHIKGRRVIRATEVDMSWSSFNSGDCFIIDLGKDIFQWCGSECNRFERLKASEVAIDVRDNERNGRAKLQIVEEGGEPEAVINALGPKPNIPAGSPDDETVERANKKGALYMISDAAGSMKVSVVAQTNPFKQEMLSPSECYILDNGSDCKIFVWKGPSASTDERKAAMSAAEQFIKEKNYPKHTQIQVLPCGGETTLFKQFFCNWKDKDQTTGPGQAYSVGRIARVEQVPFDSSSLHTNKTMVAQHGMVDDGSGKVQVWRVEDGAQVPVDPSSYGQFYGGDCYLVLYSYRLGGREQHIIYTWQGRKCTQDELAASAFLTVKLDDSMGGSPVQVRVTQGQEPAHLMSLFKGKPMVIHLGGTSRKGGQSKVGSTRLFHIRQSSTKATRAVEVEPSATFLNTNDVFVLKSPDTVFLWRGVGATEEEMAAAQYVTSFLGGGKATVVSEGKEPAGFWSALGGKKEYQTSSGLQKMVKPPRLFGCSNKTGRLIAEEVPGDFTQSDLATDDVMLLDTWDQVFLWIGNEANEVERSGSANIAKDYLDLDPSGRRGIAITTIKQGMEPATFTGWFQAWDPKMWETDPLERIRARF from the exons ATGGTGTTCCATAAGGAGTTCCAGATTGCAGGAAAGGGGCCTGGTCTTCAGGTATGGCGTGTGGAGAAGATGGATCTGAAGCCGGTTCCTAAACAGCTCTACGGGAACTTCTTCACTGGAGACTGCTACGTTTTGCTCTACACCACCGCCGCCCCCTCATACTACATCCACATGTggctgg GAAATGAAAGTTCTCAGGATGAGATGGGTGCGGCGGCCATCTTTAGCTCCCAACTGGATGATTTCCTGGGCGGAGGCCCGGTACAATTCAGAGAGGTCCAGAACAATGAGTCTATCACCTTCCTGGGATACTTCAAGTCTGGCATCAAGTACAAG CAAGGTGGGGTGGCCTCTGGCTTCCAGCACGTGGTGACCAATGAGATGAACGTCAAGCGTCTGCTGCATATCAAGGGCCGCAGGGTCATCAGAGCCACGGAGGTGGACATGTCCTGGTCCAGCTTCAACAGTGGGGACTGCTTCATCATCGACCTGGGAAAG GACATCTTCCAGTGGTGTGGCAGTGAGTGCAACCGCTTCGAGCGACTGAAGGCGTCCGAGGTGGCCATCGATGTCCGTGACAACGAGAGGAATGGCCGTGCCAAGCTGCAAATtgttgaggagggaggagagCCAGAGGCTGTCATCAAC GCTCTGGGGCCCAAACCCAACATCCCTGCAGGAAGCCCTGATGACGAGACTGTTGAAAGAGCCAACAAGAAGGGAGCTCTCTACATG ATCTCTGACGCGGCAGGCTCCATGAAGGTGTCAGTGGTGGCCCAGACCAACCCCTTCAAACAAGAGATGCTCTCCCCCAGCGAGTGTTACATTCTGGACAACGGATCGGACTGCAAGATCTTTGTCTGGAAAGGACCTAGTGCCTCCACAGATGAGCGCAAGGCTGCCATGAGTGCTGCAGAACAGTTCATCAAGGAGAAGAATTACCCCAAGCACACCCAG ATCCAGGTGTTGCCTTGCGGAGGAGAGACTACCCTGTTTAAGCAGTTCTTCTGTAACTGGAAGGACAAGGACCAGACCACGGGCCCAGGCCAGGCCTACAGTGTGGGACGTATTGCCAGGGTGGAGCAGGTCCCCTTCGACTCCTCCTCCCTACACACCAACAAGACCATGGTTGCCCAACACGGCATGGTGGATGACGGATCTGGGAAGGTTCAG GTGTGGCGTGTGGAGGATGGTGCCCAGGTGCCAGTGGACCCCTCCAGCTACGGCCAGTTCTATGGAGGTGATTGCTACCTGGTCCTGTACAGCTACCGCCTAGGAGGCAGGGAGCAGCATATCATCTACACCTG GCAGGGGCGGAAGTGTACTCAGGATGAGCTGGCTGCTTCCGCCTTCCTGACGGTCAAGCTGGACGACTCCATGGGAGGCTCACCTGTCCAG GTGCGTGTGACTCAGGGCCAGGAGCCGGCCCACCTGATGAGTCTGTTCAAGGGGAAGCCCATGGTGATCCACCTGGGCGGAACTTCCCGTAAGGGAGGCCAGAGCAAGGTGGGCTCCACACGCCTCTTCCACATCCGCCAGAGCTCCACCAAGGCTACACGGGCTGTAGAG GTGGAGCCCTCTGCTACATTCCTGAACACCAATGATGTGTTTGTGCTGAAGTCCCCTGACACTGTGTTCCTGTGGAGGGGAGTGGGGGCCACTGAGGAGGAGATGGCTGCGGCACAGTATGTCACCTCTTTCCTGGGAGGAGGGAAAGCCACTGTGGTGTCAGAGGGCAAGGAGCCTG CTGGGTTCTGGTCTGCTCTGGGAGGGAAGAAGGAGTACCAGACCTCCAGCGGTCTGCAGAAGATGGTGAAGCCACCGCGCCTGTTTGGCTGCTCTAACAAGACTGGCAGACTCATA gcTGAGGAGGTGCCTGGAGATTTCACCCAGTCAGACTTGGCAACCGATGATGTCATGCTTCTGGACACTTGGGATCAG GTCTTCCTCTGGATAGGCAACGAGGCCAACGAAGTGGAGAGGTCCGGATCAGCAAACATTG CCAAAGACTACTTGGATTTGGACCCCTCTGGTCGCCGGGGCATTGCCATCACCACGATCAAGCAGGGAATGGAACCGGCAACCTTCACCGGCTGGTTCCAGGCCTGGGACCCCAAGATGTGGGAAACAGACCCTCTGGAGCGTATCCGTGCCCGTTTTTAA